The Bacteroidia bacterium DNA segment TGCAAGTGGTTATTATGCACTATCTAACAACACCACGGGTGGGGCCAATATGGCAAACGGTTCTTATTCACTATATAGTAATACCACAGGCGGATCTAACACGGCAAGCGGTTATCAGTCGCTATACTATAACACCTCAGGCGGATCTAACACGGCAAGCGGTTCTTTTTCGCTATACAGTAACACCACAGGTAATAATAACACGGCAAGCGGTTATTATTCACTGCGCAACAACACAACGGGTGCAAGTAATATGGCAAGTGGCTATCAGTCGTTATACAGCAACGTAGCAGGGAATAATACTACTGCTATAGGTAGTAGAGCTATGTATTATGCCAATAATACCGCTACTTCGTTTACTAACACTAACGTAGCGTTGGGCTTTGAGGCATTACGAGGTTCTACGTCCCCTGCTGCAAATACAGGTCTTGACAATACAGCTTTAGGCTACCAAACTCTTTGGTCTAATACATCGGGAAACTATAATTCAGCTACGGGAAAAGGAACTCTTTATTCCAATACTACGGGAACCTCTAATACAGCTACGGGATACAATACCCTTGCTCTTAATACTACCGGAAATTATAACACTGCTACCGGAGGTAGTGCCCTTTATTCAAACACATTAGGATCGGCAAATACAGCTTCCGGATATTTCTCACTTCGTTTTAATACTACTGGATCCTCTAATACAGCTACAGGGGTTAACTCTCTTACTACTAACACTACGGGTGTGAACAATGTTGCTATGGGACATTCTGCGCTTTATGCTAATACCATTGGAGGCGAAAATACAGCTATTGGTTATGGTACACTTTATAGTAATAAAGCAGGTAATTATGCAACTGCTCTGGGCAGAGGTGCTATGTACTACGCTAATGATATTGGCACTTCGTTTACTAACACTAACGTAGCGGTTGGCTATGAAGCGCTACGCGGTTCTGCGACTCCTGCTGCAAATACCGGCCTTGACAATACGGCTTTAGGCTACCAAACGCTTCAGTCTAATACATCAGGTAGCCGAAATATTGCCTTAGGAACACTCTCTTTGACAAGTAACATTACCGGATCAGGTAACATCGGAATAGGCTGCGGCACACTCAATAACAACTCTGAATTAAGCTATAATATTGCTATTGGAGATTCTGCCTTAAACGCTCAAAGCTATGGTGTACCGTTTGCCTCCAGTAATATTGCCGTCGGGCATGGTGCTCTATTTACAAATAACCCTTCTTCATCGTCTAATGGGTCTGAAAATATTGCCATTGGTGAAAACGCCCTTCGTTCAAATATAACTGGTTCCAAAAGTACATCTGTAGGTTCAAAGGCTTTGTATTCTAATACTACGGGATCTTATAATCAAGCTTTTGGTATTAGTGCTTTATACTCTAATACAACAGCGAATCAAAATTGTGCTTTCGGCAATTCTGCTTTACACTATAATGTATCAGGCACTCAAAATGTTGGTATGGGTACTATGACTTTAGCATATAATACTACAGGAAGCTATAATACCGCTATAGGCAGTTTTGCAGGGCAAGGACAGACTGGGATTTTTTTAACAGGATGCACTTTTGTGGGTTCAAATACCAATCTTACTCAAGACAGAACTAATGTTACACTGTTGGGAGCTAATATTGCTAATGGACAATGCAATGGAGATAATCAAGTATTGTTAGGTAGTACTGCCGTTGGACAAATACGTGCGCAGATTACAGGGATTACGGCATACTCGGATGCTCGCTATAAAACCAACGTAAAAGAGGATGTTAGAGGGTTAAACTTTATCTCTAAACTACGCCCTGTTACCTATAATGTGCGCCCTACCGAACTACACAAAATATGGGGAACACCGGATTCCATAGTTAATCAAATTGACCACAGCGGAATAGAAAAAGAAACATACATCGGGTTGATAGCTCAAGAAGTAGAGCAGGCCGCCAAAGAAAGCGGCTTTACGTTCCCAGGTATTGACATTCCCCGCAATGAACATGAAGCTTATTCATTACGCTATACAGACTTTATCATGCCGTTAATTAAATCTGTTCAGGAACTCAATACAGAGAACCAAAAACTAAAAACTGAAAACGAACAGTTACATTCTCAGATACAAAATATTAACAAGCAAATTGAAGTTATCAATGCTAAAATCAATCAACTCAAAGTATCACAGTAATTAAGCTGCTATTACAGCATCGAATACACTTCTATAAGGTCGTTTATTGAGCGAAGTTCGTTTATTTCGACTTCGCTCAATAAACGACCTTGTGTTTTTTAGCCTTTTGTAAAGCCTGTTTTTGCTATTAACTTAAAAAATAAATGGACTTGTAAAAATTAGGATTTAGGATAGTCGGTTTCAGGATAGACTTTTAGAAAAAACATAACATTAGAATAACAATAACACAATAACCATTTTTTTTATCATTTCTGAATCACAACCGAAAATAGTAGCTGCCTGAACCCAAACCCTATCATATTAATAACTTCAGAAATAAAAACTATTTTTCTTGACAAACATCAGTATTTGTTTTATATTTGCAACAAGGTTAATTTTTTGGAACAGTTTTTGTTTAACAACGTTAATAAAGGTTTATTGCATGAAAAAAATATTTACTATAATATCGCTACAGCTACTTTCTACAATATGTTTCTGTAGCATATCGGCTTACGGAGCTAATTACGGCTCAGTAGAGATTGGATACCCTGCCCATAAAGATTTAAGCGGATACAATATAGATTCAGCAGGGATTGCGCCTTCTGAAGATGCGTTTGCCCAACATGTAGCTATTCCGGACAAAGGTTCTGTTTCGGTCTATCCTAATCCATTTCAAAGCACAGTGCAGGTAACACTACCGGCGGGTGCTAATAGGCTTGAAATACGAAATATGGTTGGCCAAGTGGTTTTCAGCCAAGAAAATATAGAATCTACAACATTGATGTTATACTTAGGGCATTTAGCTCCCGGCCCTTATTTTATGTCTGTCTTTGTAGGCGCAAAGCATGAACTACTGCGAATTATTCGTGAATAACTCGCAGTTTACTTTTTTACTTTAAGGTAATTTCACAAATTTCTGAGATAATACAACTCCGTTAGTTAATTTAATAGTCCCAAAGTAAATGCCCGGTTGCAAATTCTGGACATCTATTTTGGGATTTTCAATGTAAATAACTCCCGAATCAACTAACTGACCACTAATGGAATTGATTTGATATGAAACAGGATTTTGGGCGTTAAGTTCAAAAAGTTGAGTAGTTAAAAACAGATCATTGTTAGTAGGATTAGGGTAAAGAAGAGTACCTTGGAAAGAGTTTATCACGTCTTCAACAGAAGCCCAAACGCCATCCGGTGAATATAGTAATCCTAAGCCGGTAGAACCAATCCGATTTCGTTTACCCAAGATATAAACATCATTTTGAGTGAGTTGAAAAGAAAATGAAGAGCCGATTTGGTCCACATTTTGGTACACTGGTAAGGAATACCAAATAGTTCCTGAATAAGCCTTTTTAAAAATCCGAACTTGATCACTGGTGTTTAGTAGGGAAAATGCTACAAACGGATTTTCGTAAGTATCTAACTGGATTTCAAAATATGCTCCTGCAACTCCTGAAATAGCTTGATACACAACTTCTTCCACCCAAGAGCTTGCTTTCCATATAAAATAATGTAGTGAATTAGTGGCGGCATTTCGGCAAACTATTTGCGGTTGCAAAGATGCTCCTACTGCAATAGCGACCCAACTTCCCATCGTAAAATGGTTGGGTAGAGTAACTTCAGACTTTATCCATAACCCAAAAGCAGTCTTTTTTAGGTAGAATAATTTGTTTGTTCCAATATTCTGAAATGCTACGTGAGGCAAGCCATACGGGTCAATAATGATTTTAAATGCTCCTGCGGCTCCTTGATTAATAGTATCAATAGCAACTTCGGGGGATAAATTAGCGAGGGATGTCCCAAAACGATACCAAAGATTACCTTGGTTGTAGTAAATTAAGTGTATAGAATCATTACGGCTAACCCAGTCTGCGGTAGAGGCTCCAAAGGCTAAAGTAATTGGAGTTGCTCCTTCTGCCGATGCTACTAACTGTTGTGTTTCAGTTTCATACCACATTAAATACCGTTCGCCGTTATTTCTAACCAATAATCTGAGATTCTGGTACGTTTTTCCCGTGTTTATTTGAGAAAATGTCCAATTGTTTTTTTTCTGGCCAAGCCATAGTTCTTGGGAAAGTTCATCAGAAAATAGGGCATCAATAGTTTTATCTTGTCCGTTTTCGGTTACGGTACAGGCGTTTTGTCTGGCATAAAGAGTACTTTTTTGAATAGAGTAGCTACGTATAAACCCCGTATTTACAGCAATAGAGGCATAGTTAAGTTTTTCTTTTTCAATATCATAGCAAACGAGGGTTAAGGAATCGCCTTTCCAAATTATGGGAGCAGGGTAGTCGGTAATTGTTGAACTAAAAACGTTTTGAAACGTCCATGTTTGGCCTCCATCCCAAGATTTGGCTAAGCGAATTTTTCGGGTATCTCTTTCTATAAAGGAAATTATGATAGAATCATTACCTTGAACGGCGATACTGGTGTTGTAGCGATATTTGGCATCTCTGGGTAAAACGATTTCAGAAACAACGGTAGATGAGTCGGTAGGATTAAGTCTTGCATAAAAGAAAGATAGTTCGGGAGTATAGTCATTGCGCCCATATTGGTGTGAAAGGGCGTAGCTTAGGTGATAATCTCCATTAGAGCCTTGTGCAACGGATAATCCTTCAAAGGTTAATTGCAAGATGTCGGTACTAACTCTGTATCGTATGACAGAATCTAATACTACGTAGTTGGTATTCATAAAGTCTGGATACCAGATAATTTGTCCATTTTTATTGCAGACGGTAAATACATAGTTTTTTCCGCTAAGGCTTTGGCTGATGTTACAGAATTCGCCGTATCGGGCACCGGCAATGTTTTCGCCCCAGAAATAATCAGGATCTGAGGTAGGCACAGAGGTGATGGGGATATTTCCGTAACCGCTTACTACCCAAGGTGGCCCGCCTACTCTGGTCGCTCGTTTTAGTTCTAAGCCATAATGAAACTGTGCTGGCTCCCAAGTAGCATCAAAAAAGACGATTATAGGAAATGGCTGCAATATTAAATCAATGGATGGGTGTACATTCCCTTCATTATTTTGGTTACTCAGGCCATATTGCCCCCATGTTTGAACAGAATCTACCACTTCTGTTATCCAGTAGCCAGCTACGCGATTCGCGTATCGTAGCTGCATCTTTCCTTGAATATTCTCATAATAAGCAACATGCGGAACTCCATTTCCGTCTAAGTTGATGGCTGCTGAATATCCGTTATTTCCGGAACTATCAACCCATTCAAAAAGCCACTCATCAGAATTGAATGCTTTAAAGCCGTAAACCAATTTATCTGAGGCTTGATTCCAGCAAACAAGATGTAAGTTTCCGTTAGAATCTTGTACCGTTTTGGGTGTGTTTCCAAAAGCAGCTACGTCATTTAAGGCTGCTTCGTATTGCCAAACGGGGGGAATTTGCCCATAAACGAATGTGATACTTAGCCAGTATCCGGCAAACAGCAGAACTTGCCAACGCTTCATAATTCAAAGGTACAGAAAATTACTAAATAGTGAAAAACAAACAGCTTTTACCGTAAAATTAAACGTTTAAACATATTGATTAATAAACTGGAACACCTTATCCCAATAAACTTTACCGCCAACACGGTGGATGTCATTATGGCCGGCTTCAAAAATGATTAATTCCTTAGGTTCTGCAGCCATTTGATAGGTGTCTTTGGTAAAACTTGCCGGTATTTCGTCATCACTTGCTCCCAATATAAAAAGTTTTGGTATAGAAACTGTAGCGAGAACTTTAGCCGGATTGACTGCTTCTAACTGAAAGTTACCATTTTTTTCGGTGAACCAGATGATGGGCGCAGCAAATATCGTTTCTAAAAAACCTAAGTGTTGCCGGATAATGTAGCGGGTCATGGTGGGGAGGTCAGCATAAGGGCTTTGTAGTACAGCTGCACGAATGGGAAACTTTTGGGTTTCTGGAAGACTTAACAGCATAGAATTTACAATACTTCCCATAGAAGCACCAAATAGGATAATGGGTTGATTAGGAGCTTTTTCTGTTACCCATTTTAAGCAGGCAAGCATATCATGACGTTCGTAGTAACCATAAGTACAAACTACACCTCCGCTATGCCCGTGGGCGCGGTGATCCATAGCAAGCACTTGATAACCACGCTCATAAAACTGCTTAATGAAGGTGATAATCATAGCTTTATTGATAGCAAAACCATGAGAAAGAATAACTATGGGTGCCGCTTGTGGCTGCGGAAGCCACCAAAGTGAAATAGGAACTCCTTTGTAGCCGCTAATAGTCGCCTCTTGATATTCTAACCCCACTTCTTTGGGGTTTTTGGGGCGGTTCTTAGGTAATTTTGAATCTTTTAGCTTTGGTGGAAAAATAAATTTATAGGTAGAAAAACCAACCACTCCCAACCATAAAACAGTAACAATACTAATAATTACAAGAATCCAATATAAAAACATAATTTAAGGGGCAAAGTTATTCGGTTCGGTTCAAAATCAGAGTACCATGCGTAGGAAATAAAACATTGCGCCGCTTAGGGTCATGCTTACGGGCATTGTCAGCAGCCACGCTAATGCGATATTACGAATGGTAGCCGGTTGCAAGTTTTTAATTCCCCGTTTAGCAACCATGCTGCCTGCAATACCGCTGGACAAAACGTGCGTTGTACTTACCGGCAGACCCAAAAAAGTTGAAAAACCAATAGTACTTGAAGCAATAATCTCTGCGGTAGCACCTTGCGCATAAGTTAAATGCTGTTTACCAATTTTTTCCCCTATGGTAACTACAATTCGTTTCCAGCCAATCATTGTACCGAGTCCTAAACTTAATGAAATCAGGAAGATAACCCAAGTAGGCGAGTAGTCAGTTATCAAACGAATTTTTTTTATGTGTGATTTAAGTTCATCAATTTGTTTTAGGTTCAAATTCAAGTTTTTTCCCTCAATAAGCATTGTTACCTGTTTGGAAACGAGCAAAATATCTTTTCGTAGGTCAAAGCGTTTTTCTTTAGGGAAGTTTTCCAATGTATTATACTGCTGAAAAACAACACCTAAATGAGCGCAAATTTCCAGAACGCTACTACGGGCGTTTCTTTCATTAGCAGAAAGTAAAGTCGGGTCAGTTCTATTTAGTAATGTGTGAATTCCCTGAATATCAGGGTGATACAAGGCGGCTTTTTGGGTTATATCAATAGCGTAATAAGTTGGGAGGATGCCAATCAAAATGAGCATCATAAGCCCAACCCCCTTTTGTCCGTCATTAGAGCCGTGAAAAAAACTTACTCCGGTGCAAGTAAGAATTAAAACTGAACGAATCCAGTTTGGCGGGCTTTTGCTTAAATCCGGCGACCTAAAAATACTTCTGTCTTTGATGATTCGGCGTAAAACAAACATCAGTAAAATTGTCATCGTAAAGCCAAACAAAGGTGAAATCAAAAGGGAAAGCCCAACCTCGCCTGCTTTATGCCAATTGACAGCCGCAGACGTAGAACCCGGTAACGTAGAATACATAATACCAACGCCCAATATCGCCCCAATCAGAGTATGAGAGCTTGATGCCGGTAATCCAAAATACCAAGTTCCTAAATTCCAGACTATTGCACTAAAAAGTAAAGACAAAACCATAGCAAGGCTATGCCAAATATTTTGGTCTATCAAGATTTCTACCGGTAAAAGATTTACGATACTCATTGCCACAGATATTCCGCCGGCAAAGACACCTAAAAAATTACAAATCCCAGACCAAATAACAGCCTTCCACGGAGTTAGTGTATTTGTATAAATAACTGTTGCAACTGCATTAGCAGTATCATGAAAACCATTAACAAACTCAAACCCACAAGCCGCTACTAAACAAAATATTAGCAGGATAAACAAAGACGTTTCTAAGTCAAACATAAAATAGTTTCCATGACGGCAAAACTAATAGAAAAATTAACTACGAAATGAAATGCACGGCACTATTAATAAACAAAAAACAACTTTATGAACAGATTTAGTGGTCTTTAGCCCGAAATATCCCCCCAATCTTTTTTAGCACCCAAATATTAGATTTACAATCGTTTAACCTAAAAGTACTTATTCCAAGAAGTGGTAATCATTTAGAAAACAAGATATTACCTAAAAAAAAAGTAAAAAATTGTATAAACTAAACTTTTCTATTATTATTGCTTCGTGAATCAGACTGAACAACTCGAGGAAACAGCTATCACCATTGAATTGGAGGTGTTGTTACGTGCTTATGAACTGATGTGCTGCGCTACGGAGATGGCTGCTATTTATGAAACAAATCGGGATTTGTGTAAATACGTTCATTCTACCTCTCGCGGGCATGAGGCTATTCAGCTTGCAGTGGGGATGCAACTTACTCCCCAAGACTTTGTAGCTCCCTATTACCGTGATGAATCTATGCTGTTAGGAATTGGATTGCAACCACATGAGTTGATGTTACAACTTTTAGCTAAGCGTGATGATCCTTTTTCCGGCGGGCGAACCTATTATTCTCACCCAAGTCTGCGCCGCGCAGATATGCCCAAAATACCGCATCAATCCTCCGCAACAGGAATGCAGGCAATCCCCGCAACAGGAGCCGCTCACGGAATAAAATACTTAGAATCCATAAACCACCCAAACTATACCGATGATAGCCAAAAATCCATAGTCGTTTGCTCATTAGGAGACGGATCTACAACCGAAGGGGAAGTAAGCGAAGCTCTTCAAATGGCTGTTTTACACCAACTTCCAATTTTATACTTAGTGCAGGATAATACTTGGTCAATATCAGCTTCCGCCAAAGAAACACGAGGTGTCTCGGTTTCTGATTTTGCTAAAGGATTCCCCAATTTAGCTGTTTACGAAGTTGATGGCACTGATTTTTTAGCCTCTTTTGGCACTGTTTCATTGATATTTAATCAATTAAGAAAAAAAAGGACTCCTGCCTTACTTCATGCAAGGGTTCCCTTAATAGGCCACCATACTTCAGGGGTGAGGCGCGAATGGTATCGCCAACCCGAAGAAATTGCTTTGGCACAGCAGCAAGACCCACGCATAAAACTAAAAAAAGAACTACTCAATTTAGGCATAAAACCAGATGTTTTGGATGAAATTGAACGCCAACAACAAGAACGTGCCCGATTGGATTTTGAAAAAGCAAAACAAGCCCCTGAACCAGACCCTGCTACCCTAAAAGAGCATATCTTTGCTCCTACACCAATTACCGAAGAAAGAGGCATCCGTGTACCAACAGAAAAAAAAGAAGTTGTGATGGTAGATGCTGTTTTACACGCCGTTGATGAGATTTTTCAGCAATATCCGGAAGCACTTTTATATGGCCAAGATGTAGGCGGGGACTTAGGGGGAGTATTCAGAGAAGCTGCTACATTAGCCCCAAAATATGGCCATAACCGTGTTTTTAACACCCCAATTCAAGAAGCATACATCATTGGCAGTACCGTTGGAATGTCAGCAGCCGGCTGCAAACCCATAGTAGAAATTCAATTTGCGGATTATATTTGGCCGGGCTTAAACCAGTTATTTACCGAAGTCAGCCGTTCTTGCTATTTAAGTAACGGTAAATGGCCGGTTCAGGCATTGATAAGAGTTCCAACCGGAGCATACGGAAGCGGCGGGCCTTTTCATTCGTCCAGCATAGAATCAACATTGCTGACAATACGGGGAGTCAAAATAGTGTATCCTTCCAATGCAGCAGATATGAAAGGACTCTTCAAAGCAGCTTTCCTTGACCCAAACCCTGTTATTATATTGGAACACAAAGGGTTATATTGGTCAAAAGTTCAGGGAAGCCAAGAAGCACGTACCATAGAGCCGGATTCAGATTATATTATCCCGTTAGGAAAAGCAAGGTTAGTACAAGAAAGCAGCCATGAAGCCGTATCAGAGGGAACAGCCTGTACCGTCATCACGTATGGCATGGGAGTTCATTGGGCTAAAAACGCCAGCACAAAATTCAAAAATCAAGTAGAAATCTTAGACCTAAGAACATTAGAACCCATTGACTGGCAAGCCATTGAAAAAACAGTTGTAAAAAATGGAAAAGTTATGATTCTAACCGAAGAGCCTACCCAAAACTCATTTGCAGAATCTTTGGCTGGCAGAATATCAAGTCATTTTTTTACTAAATTAGATGCTCCCGTTCAAGTTGTTGGTAGTGAGAACCTTCCGGCTATTCCTCTTAACACAACATTGGAGCAAACAATGCTTCCAAATGCCGAAAAAGTATCTAAACAAATAGAATACCTATTAAATTGGTAACATCGTAAGATGGTTACTGATGCTTAGAAAGCCTACGTTTGAATTTATTATTAGATTTCTATCTATTTTTACGCCAAAAGATAAAACGAAGAAAATGGCTTTAATAGCGTCTATATCTGGCATACGTGGCACAATTGGTGGCTGCGAACGGGAGAATTTAACTCCTTTGGACATTACGCGCTTTGCAGCAGCTTATGGTGCGTGGCTTTCTCAGCATACAACAAATCGTAGGATTATTATTGGGCGGGATGCTCGCCCGTCCGGCGAAATGCTTACCGCATTAGTCAGTGCTACTTTAGTAGGTATGGGCTTTGATGTGATAGACTTAGGCTTGGCTACAACTCCCACAGTAGAAGTAGCTGTTCCGGCAGAAGGAGCCGCCGGCGGAATTATCTTAACAGCATCTCATAACCCCGCAGAATGGAACGCCTTAAAATTACTGAATAGCTACGGTGAATTTATCAGTGAATCTGACGGCCAAAAAATCATTACCCTTTATGAAAACCCGAATTATGAATTTGCTTCGGTTCATGAATTGGGCAAAATCTGGTATAAAAATAACTATTTAGATTACCATTTACAACGAATTTTAGCGTTACCGTTGGTAGATATTCAGGCTATCCGAAATGCCCAATTTAGGGTAGTGGTAGATGCCGTTAACTCCGTTGGTGGAATAGCTGTTCCAAAATTACTACAGTTGTTAGGTGTAGCCGAAATCATTCCCCTTCATTGCGTTCCTAATGGTAAATTTCCCCATAATCCAGAACCTCTACGTGAGCATTTATCAGATATTTGCTCGGCAGTTACCGAAAACAGTGTTGATTTAGGCATTGTAGTGGATCCGGATGTTGATAGATTGGTTTTGGTTTGTGAAGATGGAGAGCTTTTTGGGGAAGAATATACACTGGTAGCGGTTGCAGATTATGTATTGAGCCACACGCCGGGTTATGCTGTTTCTAATTTATCATCCTCGAGAGCACTACCGTTGCTTGCTGCAAGCAAAAATAGCCAATATGCAGCAGCAG contains these protein-coding regions:
- a CDS encoding T9SS type A sorting domain-containing protein; its protein translation is MKKIFTIISLQLLSTICFCSISAYGANYGSVEIGYPAHKDLSGYNIDSAGIAPSEDAFAQHVAIPDKGSVSVYPNPFQSTVQVTLPAGANRLEIRNMVGQVVFSQENIESTTLMLYLGHLAPGPYFMSVFVGAKHELLRIIRE
- a CDS encoding T9SS type A sorting domain-containing protein, which encodes MKRWQVLLFAGYWLSITFVYGQIPPVWQYEAALNDVAAFGNTPKTVQDSNGNLHLVCWNQASDKLVYGFKAFNSDEWLFEWVDSSGNNGYSAAINLDGNGVPHVAYYENIQGKMQLRYANRVAGYWITEVVDSVQTWGQYGLSNQNNEGNVHPSIDLILQPFPIIVFFDATWEPAQFHYGLELKRATRVGGPPWVVSGYGNIPITSVPTSDPDYFWGENIAGARYGEFCNISQSLSGKNYVFTVCNKNGQIIWYPDFMNTNYVVLDSVIRYRVSTDILQLTFEGLSVAQGSNGDYHLSYALSHQYGRNDYTPELSFFYARLNPTDSSTVVSEIVLPRDAKYRYNTSIAVQGNDSIIISFIERDTRKIRLAKSWDGGQTWTFQNVFSSTITDYPAPIIWKGDSLTLVCYDIEKEKLNYASIAVNTGFIRSYSIQKSTLYARQNACTVTENGQDKTIDALFSDELSQELWLGQKKNNWTFSQINTGKTYQNLRLLVRNNGERYLMWYETETQQLVASAEGATPITLAFGASTADWVSRNDSIHLIYYNQGNLWYRFGTSLANLSPEVAIDTINQGAAGAFKIIIDPYGLPHVAFQNIGTNKLFYLKKTAFGLWIKSEVTLPNHFTMGSWVAIAVGASLQPQIVCRNAATNSLHYFIWKASSWVEEVVYQAISGVAGAYFEIQLDTYENPFVAFSLLNTSDQVRIFKKAYSGTIWYSLPVYQNVDQIGSSFSFQLTQNDVYILGKRNRIGSTGLGLLYSPDGVWASVEDVINSFQGTLLYPNPTNNDLFLTTQLFELNAQNPVSYQINSISGQLVDSGVIYIENPKIDVQNLQPGIYFGTIKLTNGVVLSQKFVKLP
- a CDS encoding alpha/beta hydrolase, whose protein sequence is MFLYWILVIISIVTVLWLGVVGFSTYKFIFPPKLKDSKLPKNRPKNPKEVGLEYQEATISGYKGVPISLWWLPQPQAAPIVILSHGFAINKAMIITFIKQFYERGYQVLAMDHRAHGHSGGVVCTYGYYERHDMLACLKWVTEKAPNQPIILFGASMGSIVNSMLLSLPETQKFPIRAAVLQSPYADLPTMTRYIIRQHLGFLETIFAAPIIWFTEKNGNFQLEAVNPAKVLATVSIPKLFILGASDDEIPASFTKDTYQMAAEPKELIIFEAGHNDIHRVGGKVYWDKVFQFINQYV
- a CDS encoding inorganic phosphate transporter, with product MFDLETSLFILLIFCLVAACGFEFVNGFHDTANAVATVIYTNTLTPWKAVIWSGICNFLGVFAGGISVAMSIVNLLPVEILIDQNIWHSLAMVLSLLFSAIVWNLGTWYFGLPASSSHTLIGAILGVGIMYSTLPGSTSAAVNWHKAGEVGLSLLISPLFGFTMTILLMFVLRRIIKDRSIFRSPDLSKSPPNWIRSVLILTCTGVSFFHGSNDGQKGVGLMMLILIGILPTYYAIDITQKAALYHPDIQGIHTLLNRTDPTLLSANERNARSSVLEICAHLGVVFQQYNTLENFPKEKRFDLRKDILLVSKQVTMLIEGKNLNLNLKQIDELKSHIKKIRLITDYSPTWVIFLISLSLGLGTMIGWKRIVVTIGEKIGKQHLTYAQGATAEIIASSTIGFSTFLGLPVSTTHVLSSGIAGSMVAKRGIKNLQPATIRNIALAWLLTMPVSMTLSGAMFYFLRMVL
- a CDS encoding tungsten formylmethanofuran dehydrogenase, which produces MCCATEMAAIYETNRDLCKYVHSTSRGHEAIQLAVGMQLTPQDFVAPYYRDESMLLGIGLQPHELMLQLLAKRDDPFSGGRTYYSHPSLRRADMPKIPHQSSATGMQAIPATGAAHGIKYLESINHPNYTDDSQKSIVVCSLGDGSTTEGEVSEALQMAVLHQLPILYLVQDNTWSISASAKETRGVSVSDFAKGFPNLAVYEVDGTDFLASFGTVSLIFNQLRKKRTPALLHARVPLIGHHTSGVRREWYRQPEEIALAQQQDPRIKLKKELLNLGIKPDVLDEIERQQQERARLDFEKAKQAPEPDPATLKEHIFAPTPITEERGIRVPTEKKEVVMVDAVLHAVDEIFQQYPEALLYGQDVGGDLGGVFREAATLAPKYGHNRVFNTPIQEAYIIGSTVGMSAAGCKPIVEIQFADYIWPGLNQLFTEVSRSCYLSNGKWPVQALIRVPTGAYGSGGPFHSSSIESTLLTIRGVKIVYPSNAADMKGLFKAAFLDPNPVIILEHKGLYWSKVQGSQEARTIEPDSDYIIPLGKARLVQESSHEAVSEGTACTVITYGMGVHWAKNASTKFKNQVEILDLRTLEPIDWQAIEKTVVKNGKVMILTEEPTQNSFAESLAGRISSHFFTKLDAPVQVVGSENLPAIPLNTTLEQTMLPNAEKVSKQIEYLLNW
- the glmM gene encoding phosphoglucosamine mutase; protein product: MALIASISGIRGTIGGCERENLTPLDITRFAAAYGAWLSQHTTNRRIIIGRDARPSGEMLTALVSATLVGMGFDVIDLGLATTPTVEVAVPAEGAAGGIILTASHNPAEWNALKLLNSYGEFISESDGQKIITLYENPNYEFASVHELGKIWYKNNYLDYHLQRILALPLVDIQAIRNAQFRVVVDAVNSVGGIAVPKLLQLLGVAEIIPLHCVPNGKFPHNPEPLREHLSDICSAVTENSVDLGIVVDPDVDRLVLVCEDGELFGEEYTLVAVADYVLSHTPGYAVSNLSSSRALPLLAASKNSQYAAAAVGEVNVVKIMKQTNAVIGGEGNGGIIYPPLHYGRDALVGIALVLTHLAKQKVSLSELKKRYPALFMAKTKVTASKTASIDELFASLQKRYSDIPQNTEDGLKLDFPDFWVHIRRSNTEPILRIYTEAATQTQADEVAFAFMQQIQRMIA